One window of the Natrinema sp. HArc-T2 genome contains the following:
- a CDS encoding phage tail protein: MDFSYATTTSTADWQEWIGRNTDVRDGGMELATTTAIDRSMIAEDVVDVAIDSSGILYTLRSSGSLSRHDPTSGLTHRLWDRSGSVVATPCALCVDGDRVFVADGTDGSVTVVSAQLQRTIGTIETDAIDPIRIAYANGTLFLLDSVGRIRIVGEDTGTTITRSTALVDPVDLAVDADGRGYVLERTDGDPVIRSVGAADGDYDDRFPITSAAFVTANGPFAPTALSLADGTLFVAGCLENGCRALFERDLESGSFHERHRLENPCRTLVARLLSSDDRLVYAATGPNGHGRLLRERRQHVRHPRRERYLGTAFYRYDSGADDTQWHRLALEHSQTTASTQIRVRYAATNRPVPVGGGIDDLEVVPTDAVDALYELQITSVWGLANSDPARLASALPDCSRSDVQTWQDAATDTLAAHADADWTTADSATPDDILLRNADGRYLFVALELEGSPQSSPRIDSVTAFCPRQSYLRYLPELYQEDDRSAAFLAHYLSVFESVFVDIETEIERIGRYFDPHAVPSEALSWLEQWLALEPDDEWPEDARRELLSRAPELYKRRGTKAGLRSMLELTLRHVASSGMDDQTSSTATTNGGDGTSTDTPSGHRLFFFVDDDLDCIDRKSVRRQYPLPAGPQSFVVFCGPFETATERTTVESIVTSEKPAHVGADVVELDVGLSLDGATFLGINSRLTTRQFSLGTTTLGEDTVLVD; encoded by the coding sequence GTGGACTTTTCGTACGCGACGACGACGAGCACCGCTGATTGGCAGGAGTGGATCGGTCGGAATACCGATGTCCGTGATGGCGGAATGGAACTAGCGACGACGACTGCCATCGATCGGTCGATGATCGCAGAAGATGTCGTTGACGTAGCGATCGACTCGAGCGGTATCCTGTATACGCTTCGCTCGTCAGGCTCGCTCTCTCGACATGACCCGACATCCGGCCTCACGCATCGCCTCTGGGACCGCTCCGGCAGTGTCGTCGCTACTCCCTGTGCACTCTGTGTCGACGGCGACCGGGTTTTCGTCGCGGACGGTACTGACGGTTCCGTTACCGTCGTTTCAGCCCAGCTTCAGCGGACGATCGGGACGATCGAGACGGACGCGATAGATCCGATCCGGATCGCCTACGCGAACGGAACTCTCTTTCTTCTCGACAGCGTTGGTCGGATCCGAATCGTCGGGGAGGATACCGGTACCACCATCACCCGAAGCACTGCTCTCGTCGATCCGGTCGACCTCGCTGTCGACGCTGACGGTCGTGGATACGTGCTCGAGCGCACCGACGGCGATCCGGTCATTCGATCCGTCGGCGCCGCAGACGGCGACTACGACGACCGGTTCCCGATTACGAGCGCCGCGTTCGTTACGGCGAACGGTCCGTTCGCGCCGACCGCGCTATCGCTGGCCGACGGCACGCTCTTCGTCGCCGGTTGTCTCGAAAACGGATGTCGAGCACTGTTCGAACGGGATCTCGAGTCGGGATCGTTTCACGAGCGCCACCGCCTCGAGAACCCGTGTCGAACGCTCGTCGCACGATTGCTCTCATCCGACGACCGGCTGGTCTACGCAGCTACCGGTCCGAACGGGCACGGTCGGCTGCTCCGCGAACGACGCCAGCATGTCCGCCATCCACGACGAGAACGTTACCTCGGTACTGCGTTCTATCGATACGACTCCGGCGCGGACGATACCCAGTGGCACCGTCTTGCGCTCGAACACTCCCAGACGACCGCGAGTACGCAGATTCGAGTTCGCTACGCCGCGACGAACCGTCCTGTGCCCGTCGGTGGCGGGATAGACGACCTCGAGGTTGTCCCGACCGACGCTGTCGACGCCCTGTACGAACTGCAGATCACGTCCGTGTGGGGCCTCGCCAACAGTGATCCCGCCCGGCTCGCGTCGGCACTTCCAGATTGTTCCCGGTCGGACGTGCAGACGTGGCAGGACGCGGCGACCGACACGCTGGCGGCACACGCCGACGCTGACTGGACGACCGCCGATTCGGCAACTCCGGACGATATCCTGTTACGCAACGCCGACGGTCGATACCTGTTCGTTGCGCTCGAACTCGAGGGAAGCCCACAGTCGTCGCCACGCATCGATTCGGTGACGGCGTTCTGTCCACGCCAGTCGTATCTCCGCTATCTTCCGGAACTGTATCAGGAGGACGATCGTTCGGCTGCGTTCTTAGCGCACTATCTCTCCGTCTTCGAGTCCGTCTTCGTCGATATCGAAACGGAGATCGAACGGATCGGTCGCTACTTCGATCCCCACGCCGTGCCGAGCGAGGCCCTCTCGTGGCTCGAGCAGTGGCTTGCACTCGAACCCGACGACGAGTGGCCCGAAGACGCGCGCCGGGAACTGCTCTCCCGGGCCCCGGAACTGTACAAACGACGCGGCACGAAAGCGGGCCTTCGATCGATGCTCGAACTCACGCTTCGCCACGTCGCTTCGTCGGGTATGGACGATCAGACGTCATCGACGGCGACGACTAATGGCGGTGATGGGACCAGCACTGATACTCCCTCGGGTCATCGGCTGTTCTTTTTCGTTGACGACGATCTCGACTGTATCGACCGCAAGTCGGTGCGTCGCCAGTATCCCCTCCCTGCAGGGCCACAGTCGTTCGTCGTGTTCTGTGGGCCATTCGAAACCGCCACCGAGCGGACCACGGTCGAGTCGATCGTTACGTCGGAGAAACCGGCCCACGTCGGTGCAGATGTCGTCGAACTCGACGTCGGACTCAGTCTCGACGGTGCTACCTTTCTGGGGATCAATAGCCGCTTGACGACACGGCAGTTCTCGCTCGGCACGACGACGCTCGGCGAGGACACGGTCCTCGTCGACTGA